The Parabacteroides sp. AD58 genome includes a window with the following:
- the gldN gene encoding gliding motility protein GldN → MKRIYYIVACLISLMTILPANAQEDNGGTQTTQQQRKGPRASRGERAATKEESGLPELSVRAQDLNERLTQQVGNARWMRVVYRQVDLTKEKNTPLYYPIRPMNGQMNLFTLIFQLLSENKLKVYEYLDGYEVFDDEHLVNFKEMLDRFHVFYEEVEPKNGGEPSLVINESDIPSEQVKSYYVKEMWYFDQNNSLFDVKTLAICPLLSSDNDFGETTSPMFWLPYENIRPYLHTAYIMTSNLNNAMTFTIDDYFRRRMFDGDIIKTQNLMNQPLQAYCPTPDSLKKEQDRIEKQLVSFEDSLWMKPDTTLLKELEANQKGKKAKAKEAKVKETKTEKVKAPKAQKAPRSTGAVRSVRRR, encoded by the coding sequence ATGAAACGTATCTATTATATAGTGGCTTGTTTGATTTCCCTAATGACTATTCTTCCGGCAAATGCCCAGGAAGATAATGGAGGAACGCAGACAACACAGCAACAGCGCAAAGGACCACGTGCCAGCCGAGGGGAACGAGCTGCGACAAAAGAAGAGAGCGGACTACCGGAATTGTCGGTTCGTGCGCAAGACCTGAATGAACGCTTGACCCAACAGGTTGGAAATGCCCGCTGGATGCGCGTGGTATATCGACAGGTCGATCTGACAAAAGAAAAGAATACGCCTTTATATTACCCGATTCGCCCGATGAACGGACAGATGAACTTATTCACATTGATCTTCCAACTGCTCAGTGAGAATAAGTTGAAAGTTTATGAATACCTGGACGGTTATGAAGTATTCGATGACGAACATCTGGTAAATTTCAAGGAAATGCTGGACCGTTTCCATGTATTTTATGAAGAAGTGGAACCGAAGAACGGTGGCGAACCGTCATTAGTCATCAACGAAAGCGATATTCCTTCCGAACAGGTGAAATCGTATTATGTCAAGGAAATGTGGTACTTCGACCAGAACAATTCACTGTTCGACGTTAAGACATTAGCTATTTGTCCATTGTTATCATCCGATAACGATTTCGGCGAGACCACCAGTCCGATGTTCTGGTTGCCTTATGAAAATATCCGCCCTTATTTGCATACGGCTTATATCATGACTTCCAACCTGAACAATGCGATGACATTTACCATCGACGATTATTTTCGCCGCCGGATGTTTGATGGAGACATCATCAAGACACAAAACCTGATGAACCAGCCGTTGCAGGCCTATTGTCCGACTCCTGATTCATTAAAGAAAGAGCAGGACCGTATTGAAAAGCAGTTAGTCTCATTCGAAGATTCTCTATGGATGAAACCTGATACGACCTTGCTGAAAGAACTCGAAGCTAACCAGAAAGGAAAGAAAGCAAAGGCGAAAGAAGCGAAGGTAAAAGAGACAAAGACAGAAAAAGTAAAAGCGCCGAAAGCACAGAAAGCTCCTAGATCCACAGGTGCCGTTCGAAGCGTTCGCCGCAGATAA
- the gldM gene encoding gliding motility protein GldM has protein sequence MAGVANNPNSPRQKMINLMYLVFIAMMALNVSSEVLDGFELVQDSLRTSIDNTKQRNDIVSNELEAYYQTNPEKVKEWYQKGREVKQRSDSLYNYIQDLKQKIAVIADGKEANVDNIEHKDDLEAAARVMLAPIKGEGKNLRESIDAYRTWMGELVQDSAKTRIIENVLSTEPPHQAGINTRTWETALFENMPVAAAITLLTKIQSDIRYAEGEVLSHLLNSVDVGDYRVNQITAQVIPQSQIVMRGSQYQANIVLSAVDSTKRPTIFVNGKELPAEKEGVFTVGTGATGTFPVKGYIEMPNSDGSMNRYPFESEYFVTEPSATVAPTLMNVLYAGIANPIRIAVPGVPSGNVTASMTNGTLTRKGDLWEARPSKVGTEAVVTVNARMADGRNVEMAKTSFRVRALPDPMPYIEYKDENGNVRKFRGGKISKRSLVEANGILAAIDDDLLNVKYTVQSFELTFFDSMGNAIPEVAQGTNFSQRQKDYIRRLSRGKRFYITNVIAKGPDGIERKISTIEVIVN, from the coding sequence ATGGCAGGAGTAGCAAACAATCCGAATTCGCCACGCCAAAAGATGATCAATCTGATGTACTTGGTGTTCATTGCCATGATGGCACTGAATGTATCATCAGAAGTATTGGATGGCTTTGAGCTGGTGCAAGACAGTTTGCGCACTTCCATCGACAATACGAAACAGCGCAATGACATTGTTTCCAACGAACTGGAAGCCTATTACCAGACAAACCCCGAAAAGGTGAAGGAATGGTACCAGAAAGGTCGGGAAGTGAAGCAAAGATCAGATTCCTTGTATAATTACATACAGGATCTGAAACAGAAGATAGCCGTCATCGCCGATGGCAAAGAAGCGAATGTGGATAACATTGAACATAAAGACGACCTGGAAGCAGCAGCACGTGTTATGCTGGCTCCTATAAAAGGTGAAGGGAAAAACTTGCGTGAATCGATTGATGCCTATCGAACCTGGATGGGAGAATTGGTACAAGACTCAGCAAAGACTCGTATTATTGAAAATGTGTTGAGCACAGAGCCTCCACATCAGGCTGGTATTAACACCCGCACTTGGGAAACAGCCTTGTTTGAGAATATGCCGGTAGCTGCGGCCATTACCTTATTGACAAAGATTCAAAGTGATATCCGGTATGCTGAAGGAGAAGTCCTTTCTCATTTATTAAACAGCGTTGATGTCGGAGACTACCGCGTCAACCAGATTACAGCACAAGTCATACCGCAGAGCCAGATCGTGATGCGTGGAAGCCAGTACCAGGCGAATATTGTTTTATCAGCCGTCGACTCCACCAAACGGCCTACTATTTTCGTAAATGGGAAAGAACTGCCAGCCGAAAAAGAAGGTGTATTTACGGTAGGCACAGGAGCGACCGGAACATTCCCGGTAAAAGGATATATCGAGATGCCCAATAGTGATGGCAGTATGAACCGTTATCCGTTCGAAAGTGAATATTTCGTTACAGAACCGAGTGCAACAGTAGCTCCCACCTTAATGAACGTCTTGTATGCAGGTATTGCCAACCCGATCCGTATTGCTGTTCCGGGTGTTCCAAGTGGCAATGTGACTGCTTCAATGACAAATGGAACGCTGACACGCAAAGGAGATCTGTGGGAAGCCCGTCCGTCAAAAGTAGGGACAGAAGCTGTTGTCACCGTGAATGCCCGCATGGCAGACGGCCGGAATGTAGAAATGGCCAAGACATCATTCCGTGTACGCGCCTTACCGGATCCGATGCCTTACATCGAATATAAGGATGAAAACGGAAACGTCCGGAAGTTCCGGGGCGGAAAGATTTCTAAACGCAGCTTAGTGGAAGCCAATGGAATCTTGGCAGCGATTGATGATGATCTGTTGAACGTAAAATATACTGTACAGAGTTTTGAGCTGACATTCTTCGATTCGATGGGTAATGCCATCCCTGAAGTGGCACAAGGAACGAATTTTTCTCAACGGCAGAAAGATTATATCCGACGCCTGTCAAGAGGAAAACGCTTTTATATCACCAACGTGATTGCAAAAGGTCCGGACGGCATCGAACGTAAGATATCGACTATAGAAGTGATCGTCAACTAA
- the gldL gene encoding gliding motility protein GldL, with protein sequence MGKYRRYKNIIEMFLSSEKGKRVLNFCYSWGASVVIIGALFKLLHLPYANQILFVAMITEAAVFFISAFERPNDEYHWEDVFPVLKSKNPLDRPDFTKGSETNGGNGIQVGGVVMNMGNGAPASGSTVSGAAAAASLGLNVTEEDTRNLSDSIKKLSGAAEQISKMAELTEATQKYLEQLSSMSEQMEKFSQVTNSLTSASDTLLNAYQHISDNSDGISQNSKGYVQQMEALNHNISGLNAIYEAQLKSISMQIENIEQINAGLARIKDMYNGSVVDSSVFRSETEKMTQQLAQLNQVYSRLLQAMTVNMAPQQPMYQQQPYQQPMYQQPYGYQQPYNAPKQG encoded by the coding sequence ATGGGAAAATATAGAAGATATAAGAATATTATAGAAATGTTCCTTTCGAGTGAGAAAGGAAAACGCGTATTGAACTTCTGCTACAGCTGGGGTGCATCAGTCGTAATCATCGGTGCCTTGTTCAAGTTGCTGCATTTACCGTATGCCAACCAGATTCTGTTCGTGGCGATGATTACGGAAGCTGCCGTATTCTTCATCTCAGCCTTCGAACGTCCGAACGACGAATATCATTGGGAAGATGTCTTTCCGGTTCTTAAATCGAAGAATCCGTTAGACCGTCCGGACTTCACCAAAGGAAGTGAAACCAACGGAGGAAATGGTATTCAGGTAGGTGGTGTCGTCATGAATATGGGAAACGGAGCTCCGGCTTCAGGCAGTACAGTGAGTGGAGCAGCGGCAGCAGCTTCCTTAGGATTGAATGTAACTGAAGAAGATACCCGCAACCTGTCTGACAGCATCAAGAAACTGAGCGGAGCAGCCGAACAAATCTCAAAAATGGCGGAACTGACCGAAGCTACTCAGAAATATCTGGAACAGTTGTCGTCGATGTCTGAACAAATGGAAAAGTTCTCGCAAGTGACCAATTCATTGACAAGTGCATCCGATACGTTATTAAATGCATACCAGCATATTTCCGATAATTCGGATGGCATCAGCCAGAACTCAAAAGGCTATGTACAGCAGATGGAAGCCCTGAACCACAATATCAGTGGTCTGAATGCCATTTATGAAGCCCAGCTGAAAAGTATCAGCATGCAGATTGAAAACATCGAACAGATCAATGCAGGTTTGGCCCGCATTAAAGATATGTACAATGGTTCGGTAGTAGACAGCTCGGTATTCCGCAGTGAAACGGAAAAGATGACTCAGCAGTTAGCTCAACTGAATCAGGTATACAGCCGATTATTACAGGCCATGACTGTTAATATGGCTCCGCAACAGCCCATGTATCAACAACAGCCCTATCAACAACCGATGTATCAGCAGCCGTATGGTTACCAACAGCCATATAATGCCCCGAAACAAGGATGA